The proteins below come from a single Chryseobacterium capnotolerans genomic window:
- a CDS encoding nucleotidyltransferase domain-containing protein, whose translation MTPKILEKIKEVEAARGVEVLLAVESGSRAWGFASPDSDYDIRFIYRHEKDWYLSPWDKDETIEFMTEDDLDGSGWDLLKTFHLLLKSNAALLSWFYSPIVYMENAKFVELFKPLADACFSPIAVSYHYLSMSKKYLETCRADEVKLKSYFYCLRTALTGKWIIEKGTVPPVLFSDLLVLVDDKTRTKIENLVALKATKGEAYYHPNDWDLFEFLEKTIAYNEEKSKDLKGGNADKKDMERVFREILEL comes from the coding sequence ATGACACCGAAAATACTAGAAAAAATAAAAGAAGTGGAGGCTGCACGAGGTGTGGAAGTCCTTCTTGCCGTTGAATCCGGGAGCAGAGCCTGGGGTTTTGCCTCACCGGACAGCGATTATGACATACGTTTTATATACCGCCATGAAAAAGACTGGTATCTTTCACCATGGGATAAGGATGAAACGATAGAATTTATGACAGAAGATGACTTGGATGGTTCTGGATGGGATCTCCTAAAGACTTTTCATCTTTTGCTTAAATCAAATGCTGCTTTATTGAGCTGGTTCTACTCGCCTATCGTTTACATGGAAAATGCAAAGTTTGTAGAGCTTTTCAAACCATTAGCGGATGCCTGCTTTTCACCAATAGCCGTTTCTTATCATTATTTAAGCATGAGCAAAAAATACCTGGAAACCTGCAGAGCTGATGAAGTGAAATTAAAAAGCTATTTTTATTGTCTGCGAACTGCTTTAACCGGAAAATGGATCATAGAAAAAGGAACGGTTCCGCCAGTATTGTTCAGTGATCTGCTTGTTTTAGTGGATGATAAAACCAGAACAAAAATAGAAAATCTCGTAGCCCTAAAAGCAACGAAAGGAGAAGCTTATTATCACCCGAATGATTGGGATTTGTTTGAGTTTTTGGAGAAAACCATAGCTTATAATGAGGAGAAGTCAAAGGATTTGAAAGGTGGAAATGCTGATAAGAAAGACATGGAGAGGGTTTTTAGGGAAATATTAGAGCTTTAA